One Nocardioides aromaticivorans genomic window carries:
- a CDS encoding ROK family glucokinase — MSSALTCGIDIGGTKIAGAVVDGEGTIVAEARVESPATDPSAMETAAAGLVAEFAAAHGIAAVGVGAAGYVASDRSTVLFAPNIAWRNEPLGADLARLTGLPVVVENDANAAAWGEFRYGAGRDVDDQLMVTVGTGVGGGIVVDGALLRGAHGVGAEIGHLNVVPDGRLCGCGNRGCLEQYGSGTALVRSAREAVAASSLLARDLVDRAGGDPAAITGPMITAAAQEGDRFAIEQFEQLGHWLGHGIASLVAVLDPAVIVIGGGVSEAGDLLVAPLRATFEHELSGRGYRPTPEIRLAELGNRAGVIGAADLARI; from the coding sequence GTGAGCAGTGCACTGACCTGTGGCATCGACATCGGCGGCACCAAGATCGCCGGTGCCGTCGTCGACGGCGAGGGCACCATCGTCGCCGAGGCGCGGGTCGAGTCGCCCGCGACCGATCCGTCCGCGATGGAGACCGCTGCCGCAGGGCTGGTGGCCGAGTTCGCCGCGGCGCACGGCATCGCCGCCGTCGGCGTCGGGGCCGCGGGCTATGTCGCCTCCGACCGGTCCACGGTGCTCTTCGCGCCCAACATCGCGTGGCGCAACGAGCCGCTGGGCGCCGACCTCGCCCGGCTCACCGGGCTGCCGGTCGTCGTCGAGAACGATGCCAACGCCGCTGCCTGGGGCGAGTTCCGGTACGGCGCCGGGCGCGACGTCGACGACCAGCTGATGGTCACGGTCGGCACCGGCGTGGGTGGCGGCATCGTCGTCGACGGCGCCCTGCTGCGCGGCGCGCACGGTGTCGGCGCCGAGATCGGCCACCTCAACGTCGTACCCGACGGGCGGCTGTGCGGCTGCGGCAACCGCGGCTGCCTCGAGCAGTACGGCAGCGGCACCGCGCTCGTGCGCTCGGCCCGTGAGGCGGTCGCCGCCAGCTCGCTGCTGGCCCGCGACCTGGTCGACCGCGCCGGCGGTGACCCCGCGGCCATCACCGGCCCGATGATCACGGCGGCCGCCCAGGAGGGCGACCGCTTCGCGATCGAGCAGTTCGAGCAGCTCGGCCACTGGCTCGGCCACGGCATCGCGTCGCTGGTCGCGGTGCTCGATCCGGCCGTGATCGTCATCGGCGGCGGCGTCAGCGAGGCGGGCGACCTGCTGGTGGCTCCGCTCCGGGCCACCTTCGAGCACGAGCTGAGCGGCCGCGGCTACCGCCCGACTCCGGAGATCCGCCTGGCCGAGCTCGGCAACCGCGCGGGCGTCATCGGCGCCGCCGACCTGGCCCGCATCTGA
- a CDS encoding ROK family protein, with product MAPDHWIGVDVGGTKVLAVRIAASGDVEQVATRPMPGRAAPESAVEQAIADAAADVSLARPPVALGISAAGLVDAAGENYLFGAHLPWRDAPVRKRLEELTGLPVVLDNDANCAAWAELTAGAARGFDSAVMVTIGTGIGGALVLGGRLVRGAHGLAGEFGHMQAVPGGLACECGLHGCWEQYCSGRALERVTRVALGRHLDGPEVTAMALAGNEVARQAFASIGLWLGVGTAALVSAFDPQVVVVGGGVSAVGDLLLAPARAGLRESLQGTDHRPVPEIVPASLGPEAGAIGAALLARDGRP from the coding sequence ATGGCCCCGGATCACTGGATCGGCGTCGACGTCGGCGGCACCAAGGTGCTCGCCGTGCGGATCGCGGCGTCCGGCGACGTCGAGCAGGTCGCGACCCGGCCGATGCCGGGGCGCGCCGCGCCGGAGTCGGCCGTCGAGCAGGCGATCGCCGACGCCGCGGCTGACGTCTCCCTGGCCCGGCCGCCCGTCGCCCTCGGGATCTCCGCCGCCGGGCTGGTCGACGCCGCGGGCGAGAACTACCTCTTCGGCGCCCACCTGCCGTGGCGGGACGCCCCCGTGCGCAAGCGACTCGAGGAGCTCACCGGCCTTCCCGTCGTGCTCGACAACGACGCCAACTGCGCGGCCTGGGCCGAGCTCACCGCCGGTGCCGCGCGCGGCTTCGACTCCGCGGTGATGGTCACCATCGGGACCGGCATCGGAGGCGCCCTCGTGCTCGGCGGACGACTGGTCCGCGGCGCCCACGGCCTCGCGGGCGAGTTCGGCCACATGCAGGCCGTCCCCGGCGGACTGGCCTGCGAGTGCGGCCTCCACGGCTGCTGGGAGCAGTACTGCAGCGGGCGCGCCCTCGAGCGGGTCACCCGGGTCGCGCTCGGGCGCCACCTCGACGGCCCCGAGGTCACCGCGATGGCGCTCGCCGGCAACGAGGTCGCCCGCCAGGCCTTCGCCTCGATCGGCCTCTGGCTCGGCGTCGGTACGGCGGCCCTGGTGTCGGCCTTCGACCCCCAGGTCGTCGTGGTCGGCGGTGGGGTCTCGGCGGTGGGCGACCTGCTGCTGGCCCCGGCCCGCGCGGGCCTGCGCGAGTCGTTGCAGGGCACGGACCACCGACCGGTGCCGGAGATCGTGCCGGCGTCGCTGGGCCCGGAGGCGGGCGCCATCGGGGCGGCGCTGCTGGCCCGCGACGGGCGCCCCTGA
- a CDS encoding alpha/beta hydrolase: MSTSPAPQTEPLTVAARPELTGGRRIGVLLSHGFTGSPASMRPWGEHLGALGYGVVVPRLPGHGTTWQDLNTHRFADWYGEIATAFDALRAEHDEVVVGGLSMGGALVLRLAADRGDQVAGVMVVNPALATKRLDVKLLPVLKHLVPSFPAIANDIKKPGVDESGYSRTPLKAIHSFIGSWPALIADLPRIKAPLLYLRSPEDHVVDGKSEPIILDGVSSTDVTRVELPESYHVATLDNDAPTIFEESAAFIARVTTS; encoded by the coding sequence ATGTCCACGAGCCCCGCGCCGCAGACCGAGCCCCTGACCGTCGCCGCCCGCCCCGAGCTGACCGGCGGCCGCCGGATCGGCGTCCTGCTGAGCCACGGCTTCACCGGCTCGCCCGCGTCGATGCGGCCGTGGGGGGAGCACCTCGGCGCGCTCGGGTACGGCGTCGTCGTACCCCGCCTCCCGGGGCACGGCACGACCTGGCAGGACCTCAACACCCACCGCTTCGCCGACTGGTACGGCGAGATCGCGACGGCCTTCGACGCTCTGCGCGCCGAGCACGACGAGGTCGTCGTGGGCGGCCTGTCGATGGGCGGGGCCCTCGTGCTGCGCCTCGCCGCCGACCGGGGCGACCAGGTCGCGGGCGTCATGGTCGTCAACCCGGCCCTCGCCACGAAGCGGCTCGACGTGAAGCTGCTGCCGGTCCTCAAGCACCTCGTGCCGTCGTTCCCGGCGATCGCCAACGACATCAAGAAGCCGGGCGTCGACGAGTCGGGCTACAGCCGCACCCCGCTGAAGGCGATCCACTCCTTCATCGGCAGCTGGCCGGCGCTGATCGCGGACCTGCCGCGGATCAAGGCCCCGCTGCTCTACCTCCGCTCCCCCGAGGACCACGTCGTCGACGGGAAGTCCGAGCCGATCATCCTCGACGGCGTCTCCTCGACGGACGTCACGCGGGTCGAGCTGCCGGAGAGCTACCACGTCGCGACGCTCGACAACGACGCCCCGACGATCTTCGAGGAGTCCGCCGCGTTCATCGCCCGGGTGACCACCTCCTGA
- a CDS encoding lysophospholipid acyltransferase family protein, which yields MFYWFLKFVALGPLLKVVFRPRAEGVENVPATGPAILASNHLSYADWLFMPLVIPRMVRFVAKAEYFTSPGIKGWLQKNFFSGTGNIPIDRTSGDAASGALVSAKRVLAEGELFGIYPEGTRSHDGRLYRGKTGIARLTLETGVPVIPVAVVGTDVVAPPGKKFGRITRPTVRFGKPMDFSRYAGMENDRFILRSITDEIMYEIMRLSQQEYVDMYASRAKAESKKADHGDERKIAS from the coding sequence GTGTTCTACTGGTTCCTGAAGTTCGTCGCACTCGGGCCGCTCCTGAAGGTCGTCTTCAGGCCGCGCGCCGAAGGTGTCGAGAACGTCCCGGCGACGGGTCCGGCGATCCTCGCCAGCAACCACCTCTCCTACGCCGACTGGCTGTTCATGCCGCTGGTGATCCCGCGGATGGTGCGCTTCGTCGCGAAGGCCGAGTACTTCACCTCGCCCGGCATCAAGGGCTGGCTGCAGAAGAACTTCTTCAGCGGCACGGGCAACATCCCGATCGACCGCACCAGCGGCGACGCCGCGTCCGGCGCGCTCGTGTCCGCGAAGCGGGTCCTGGCCGAGGGCGAGCTCTTCGGCATCTACCCCGAGGGCACCCGCTCCCACGACGGCCGCCTCTACCGCGGCAAGACCGGCATCGCGCGGCTGACCCTCGAGACCGGCGTCCCGGTCATCCCGGTCGCCGTCGTCGGCACCGACGTGGTGGCGCCCCCGGGCAAGAAGTTCGGCCGGATCACCCGCCCGACGGTGCGCTTCGGCAAGCCGATGGACTTCTCGCGCTACGCCGGCATGGAGAACGACCGCTTCATCCTGCGCTCGATCACCGACGAGATCATGTACGAGATCATGCGGCTCTCCCAGCAGGAGTACGTCGACATGTACGCCAGCCGCGCGAAGGCCGAGTCGAAGAAGGCCGACCACGGCGACGAGCGGAAGATCGCCTCCTGA
- the macS gene encoding MacS family sensor histidine kinase yields MTPTRAALAVEDRMFRALAVLRVVVLAYAVVINAYRNNYDRPVLGWTCVAVMVVATIVSIPVYAAPERRGPVLLGVDLALAVALLLATPVAKGPWFHATIPSYWIVGALLAWGIRWGWRGGTVAAVVLGAVDLLSRSQVAQKDWGNVFLLLLGGSMVGFVCESLKAMAAERDEAQREAAAAAERARLARVVHDGVLQVLALVQRRGGELGGEAAELGRLAGQQEQALRTLIRSQDAVAATGRASERADLAAALGRLGTRPATEVALPAGAVELPSPVVDELVAVVRACLDNVDRHVGEGAPAWVLVEDLGDRVEVSVRDDGPGIPAGRLEAASREGRMGVAESIRGRVRDLGGTAELESGGYGTEWTFSIPRGQAAP; encoded by the coding sequence CTGACCCCCACCCGTGCGGCCCTCGCGGTCGAGGACCGCATGTTCCGCGCACTCGCGGTCCTGCGGGTCGTGGTGCTCGCCTACGCGGTGGTCATCAACGCCTACCGCAACAACTACGACCGCCCGGTCCTCGGCTGGACCTGCGTCGCGGTGATGGTCGTGGCGACCATCGTCTCGATCCCCGTGTACGCCGCCCCCGAGCGCCGCGGCCCGGTGCTGCTGGGCGTCGACCTCGCCCTCGCGGTCGCGCTGCTGCTGGCGACGCCCGTCGCCAAGGGCCCGTGGTTCCACGCGACCATCCCGAGCTACTGGATCGTCGGCGCGCTCCTGGCGTGGGGGATCCGCTGGGGCTGGCGGGGCGGCACGGTCGCGGCGGTCGTCCTCGGCGCGGTCGACCTGCTCAGCCGGTCACAGGTCGCCCAGAAGGACTGGGGCAACGTCTTCCTGCTGCTGCTCGGTGGCTCGATGGTCGGCTTCGTCTGCGAGTCGCTCAAGGCGATGGCCGCCGAGCGGGACGAGGCGCAGCGCGAGGCCGCTGCCGCCGCCGAGCGGGCGCGCCTGGCGCGGGTCGTCCACGACGGCGTGCTCCAGGTCCTCGCCCTGGTCCAGCGCCGCGGCGGCGAGCTGGGCGGCGAGGCCGCCGAGCTCGGCCGGCTGGCCGGTCAGCAGGAGCAGGCGCTGCGCACGCTGATCCGTTCCCAGGACGCCGTCGCGGCGACCGGCCGGGCCTCCGAGCGGGCCGACCTGGCCGCCGCGCTGGGGCGGCTGGGCACACGTCCCGCGACGGAGGTCGCGTTGCCCGCGGGAGCGGTCGAGCTGCCCTCGCCCGTCGTCGACGAGCTCGTGGCCGTCGTACGGGCGTGCCTGGACAACGTCGACCGCCACGTCGGCGAGGGCGCCCCGGCCTGGGTGCTGGTCGAGGACCTGGGCGACCGGGTCGAGGTGTCGGTGCGCGACGACGGCCCGGGGATCCCTGCCGGTCGGCTGGAGGCGGCCTCGCGGGAGGGCAGGATGGGCGTGGCCGAGTCGATCCGCGGCCGGGTCCGCGACCTCGGCGGCACGGCCGAGCTCGAGTCCGGCGGCTACGGCACGGAGTGGACCTTCAGCATCCCCCGAGGACAGGCGGCACCGTGA
- a CDS encoding flavin reductase family protein — protein sequence MTIHSTHPFADDRPDPVRRLRGRLGGAVTLWTAGEGSGRAGLTVTSLMVALGEEARLLALLDPDSDLLEALRDTGTAVVQLLSWPDRQLAEAFAGTAPAPGGPFRQSEFLSTPHGPRLASAVTWADVRLDGEREVGWSVEVSVVVEHAEVGEDEDPLLHRRGRFHRL from the coding sequence GTGACCATCCACAGCACGCACCCGTTCGCCGACGACCGCCCCGACCCGGTACGACGCCTGCGTGGCCGGCTGGGCGGAGCGGTCACGCTCTGGACGGCCGGCGAGGGGTCCGGCCGCGCCGGGCTGACCGTCACGTCGCTCATGGTCGCGCTCGGCGAGGAGGCGCGGCTGCTCGCGCTGCTCGACCCGGACTCCGACCTGCTGGAGGCGCTCCGCGACACCGGGACCGCCGTCGTTCAGCTGCTGTCGTGGCCGGACCGCCAGCTGGCGGAGGCGTTCGCGGGCACCGCGCCCGCTCCCGGTGGCCCGTTCCGGCAGTCGGAGTTCCTCAGCACCCCGCACGGGCCCCGGCTCGCGTCGGCGGTGACCTGGGCCGACGTCCGCCTCGACGGCGAGCGCGAGGTCGGCTGGTCGGTGGAGGTGTCGGTGGTGGTGGAGCACGCGGAGGTCGGCGAGGACGAGGACCCGCTGCTCCACCGGCGCGGCCGGTTCCACCGGCTCTGA
- a CDS encoding response regulator → MTDRIRVMVVDDHPMWRDAVERDLQADGFEVVAVAATGTEAINRFRATRPQVVVLDLQIPEPSGVEVTATVLADDPSSRVLILSASGEQDDVLAAVKAGATGYLVKSASREELLAAVRRVAAGDSVFTPGLAALVLGEFRRMNEPEVPPGERLTDRETEILKMVAKGMSYKQIAERLVLSHRTVQNHVQNTLRKLQMHNRVQLTRYAIEQGLDSDDED, encoded by the coding sequence ATGACGGACCGGATCCGGGTGATGGTCGTCGACGACCACCCGATGTGGCGTGACGCCGTGGAGCGCGACCTGCAGGCCGACGGCTTCGAGGTCGTGGCGGTCGCCGCCACCGGCACCGAGGCGATCAACCGCTTCCGGGCGACCCGGCCGCAGGTCGTCGTCCTCGACCTGCAGATCCCGGAGCCCAGCGGTGTCGAGGTGACCGCGACGGTCCTGGCCGACGACCCGTCCTCGCGGGTGCTGATCCTGTCGGCGTCGGGGGAGCAGGACGACGTGCTGGCGGCGGTGAAGGCCGGCGCGACCGGCTACCTGGTGAAGTCGGCGTCGCGCGAGGAGCTGCTCGCCGCCGTACGCCGGGTCGCCGCGGGGGACAGCGTGTTCACGCCCGGGCTGGCGGCGCTGGTCCTCGGGGAGTTCCGGCGGATGAACGAGCCGGAGGTGCCGCCGGGGGAGAGGCTCACCGACCGCGAGACCGAGATCCTCAAGATGGTCGCGAAGGGCATGTCGTACAAGCAGATCGCCGAGCGGCTGGTGCTCTCGCACCGCACGGTGCAGAACCACGTGCAGAACACGCTGCGCAAGCTGCAGATGCACAACCGCGTCCAGCTGACCCGCTACGCCATCGAGCAGGGCCTCGACAGCGACGACGAGGACTGA
- a CDS encoding oxygenase MpaB family protein, producing MVTEQLPTAVPTSLRRVDEAHRRFGAFTDTYLAAMWAGDPLADAFVADFPDVGHGRAMRMLRQACREGIDAVADAPASLRALFAALDDVPAWLDAERIYRDSQYTSRYSRASGIVLGAASLVSGYANSAASRPLELTGRYVENAGARTIEVGSWLLAVNQPGGLDRFSDGFELTLRVRVIHALVRADLARRPDWDGAAWGVPICQAYLAYTLVEFTLIPLRAMRRIGAPYLPHEEDAAYARWRYLGHLLGIDEALLPRDAAEQERLEEIYLLTRPVVDDYCRALVASINRDFLVPEIEGVLPRRLARRAPQVVHALERLFLGDEIADDLAIPHTRLTGVIARTGPLLSAVNHRRDLRATSLPRRTRRGKAYEVEQEQRLRRDWNVQHDLVDASPSGGRPHPARGD from the coding sequence ATGGTGACCGAGCAGCTGCCCACGGCCGTCCCGACCAGCCTGCGCCGCGTCGACGAGGCGCACCGCAGGTTCGGCGCCTTCACCGACACCTACCTCGCGGCGATGTGGGCGGGCGACCCGCTCGCGGACGCCTTCGTGGCGGACTTCCCGGACGTGGGGCACGGCAGGGCGATGAGGATGCTGCGGCAGGCCTGCCGCGAGGGCATCGACGCGGTCGCCGACGCTCCGGCCTCGCTCAGGGCGCTCTTCGCGGCGCTCGACGACGTGCCGGCGTGGCTGGACGCGGAGCGGATCTACCGCGACAGCCAGTACACCTCGCGCTACTCCCGCGCCTCCGGCATCGTGCTCGGCGCCGCCTCCCTGGTCAGTGGCTACGCCAACTCGGCGGCCTCCCGGCCGTTGGAGCTGACCGGCCGGTACGTCGAGAACGCCGGCGCCCGGACGATCGAGGTCGGCTCCTGGCTGCTCGCCGTCAACCAGCCGGGCGGGCTGGACCGGTTCTCCGACGGCTTCGAGCTCACGCTCCGGGTCCGGGTCATCCACGCCCTGGTCCGCGCCGACCTGGCGCGCCGTCCGGACTGGGACGGCGCCGCGTGGGGCGTACCGATCTGCCAGGCCTATCTCGCCTACACCCTCGTCGAGTTCACGTTGATCCCGCTGCGCGCGATGCGGCGCATCGGGGCGCCGTACCTCCCGCACGAGGAGGACGCCGCCTACGCCCGCTGGCGCTATCTCGGCCACCTGCTCGGCATCGACGAGGCGCTGCTCCCGCGCGACGCGGCCGAGCAGGAGCGGCTCGAGGAGATCTACCTGCTGACCCGGCCGGTCGTCGACGACTACTGCCGCGCGCTGGTCGCGAGCATCAACCGGGACTTCCTCGTGCCCGAGATCGAGGGCGTGCTGCCGCGTCGCCTCGCGAGGCGCGCGCCGCAGGTCGTGCACGCCCTGGAGCGGCTCTTCCTCGGCGACGAGATCGCCGACGACCTCGCCATCCCGCACACGCGCCTGACCGGGGTGATCGCCCGGACCGGCCCGCTCCTGTCGGCGGTCAACCACCGCCGCGACCTGCGCGCGACGTCGCTGCCGCGGCGCACCCGCCGGGGCAAGGCCTACGAGGTGGAGCAGGAGCAGCGGCTGCGGCGGGACTGGAACGTCCAGCACGACCTGGTCGACGCGTCGCCGTCCGGCGGGCGCCCGCACCCCGCCCGGGGCGACTGA
- a CDS encoding TetR/AcrR family transcriptional regulator, whose amino-acid sequence MVQKQRARPRQDRAVQTRRLLLDTAVRILDQRGAAGLTTTAVVERAHVSSGTFYRYFNDRNELVEVLRDEAVRSISDDLMVSVVDALEMSLDDALRLVVVTLVDGFERHRGVITAMVDQLPAGNNANVLPEIEADLHRLASLLPRRHRPDLPPEQLEGVVYMLMGVLVSTCLRIALGRPDGVDREQLVDLTVAMIGAGIRDLPGSS is encoded by the coding sequence GTGGTGCAGAAGCAGCGGGCCCGCCCGCGCCAGGACCGAGCGGTCCAGACCCGCCGGCTGCTGCTCGACACGGCCGTGCGGATCCTCGACCAGCGTGGCGCCGCCGGACTGACGACGACGGCCGTCGTCGAGCGGGCCCATGTCAGCAGCGGCACCTTCTACCGCTACTTCAACGACCGCAACGAGCTCGTCGAGGTGCTCCGTGACGAGGCGGTCCGCTCGATCAGCGACGACCTGATGGTGAGCGTGGTCGACGCGCTCGAGATGAGCCTCGACGACGCGCTCCGCCTGGTCGTCGTCACCCTGGTCGACGGGTTCGAGCGGCACCGCGGCGTGATCACCGCGATGGTCGACCAGCTGCCCGCCGGCAACAACGCCAACGTGCTGCCGGAGATCGAGGCCGACCTGCACCGGCTGGCCTCCCTGCTGCCACGCCGGCACCGGCCCGACCTGCCGCCCGAGCAGCTCGAGGGCGTCGTCTACATGCTGATGGGCGTGCTCGTCTCGACCTGCCTGCGGATCGCGCTGGGCCGCCCCGACGGCGTCGACCGCGAGCAGCTGGTCGACCTCACCGTGGCGATGATCGGGGCGGGCATCCGCGACCTTCCCGGCAGCTCCTGA
- a CDS encoding maleylpyruvate isomerase N-terminal domain-containing protein produces the protein MTDWADRCAAFAEAADWFVATCAEVGDRWDGPGLGDWDLRALVGHTSRALLTVEEYAARPADDVVADSPASYFRAARVFANGPDVAERGRAAGRALGTDPAAEVAATAARVVALVRGLDPEQRVTTIVGGMRLVDYLPTRTFELAVHTADIAAAIGAPLDVPAGAAREALAIAGELAIEGGTAGALLLAATGRPPARPLTVL, from the coding sequence ATGACCGACTGGGCCGACCGCTGCGCCGCCTTCGCCGAGGCGGCCGACTGGTTCGTCGCGACCTGTGCAGAGGTCGGCGACCGCTGGGACGGGCCCGGACTCGGCGACTGGGACCTCCGCGCGCTCGTCGGCCACACCAGCCGGGCCCTGCTCACGGTCGAGGAGTACGCCGCCCGCCCGGCCGACGACGTCGTGGCGGACTCCCCGGCGTCGTACTTCCGGGCGGCGCGGGTCTTCGCCAACGGCCCGGACGTGGCGGAGCGCGGGCGTGCCGCGGGCCGCGCGCTGGGCACCGACCCGGCCGCCGAGGTGGCCGCGACCGCGGCGCGGGTCGTGGCCCTGGTCCGGGGGCTCGACCCGGAGCAACGGGTGACCACGATCGTCGGCGGCATGCGACTGGTCGACTACCTGCCGACCCGGACGTTCGAGCTGGCGGTGCACACGGCCGACATCGCCGCGGCGATCGGCGCGCCGCTGGACGTCCCTGCGGGAGCGGCCCGGGAGGCGCTCGCCATCGCCGGCGAGCTCGCGATCGAGGGTGGCACCGCGGGCGCCCTGCTGCTGGCCGCCACCGGCCGCCCTCCCGCGAGACCGCTCACGGTCCTCTGA
- a CDS encoding DUF1028 domain-containing protein, giving the protein MTFSIVARSTDGESWGVAVASKFLAVGSAVPAAVAGVGALATQADANVAYKGLALSHLDEGATAPVALQRLIEEDPGYPHRQVGIVDLDGNAASHTGTECIPWAGGRTGEGYAIQGNCLAGEEVVDEMERAWLESDATAPLQDRLMAALSAGDDAGGDRRGRQSAAILVVRDEAGYGGLDDVAVDLRVDDHEAPIGELQRLLDLHELYLTASTEDEKVVVDAALRTELDQFAAAAGHRDFLTWVGTENYEMRVAPDLAWIDRRILAVVRGDA; this is encoded by the coding sequence ATGACCTTCTCGATCGTTGCCCGCTCCACCGACGGAGAGTCGTGGGGTGTCGCCGTCGCCTCGAAGTTCCTCGCGGTCGGCTCGGCCGTGCCCGCCGCGGTCGCCGGCGTCGGCGCGCTCGCGACCCAGGCCGACGCCAATGTCGCCTACAAGGGCCTGGCCCTGTCCCACCTCGACGAGGGCGCCACGGCGCCGGTCGCGCTGCAGCGGCTGATCGAGGAGGACCCCGGCTACCCGCACCGGCAGGTGGGCATCGTCGACCTCGACGGCAACGCCGCCTCGCACACCGGGACCGAGTGCATCCCGTGGGCCGGCGGCCGGACCGGCGAGGGCTACGCGATCCAGGGCAACTGCCTCGCCGGCGAGGAGGTCGTCGACGAGATGGAGCGCGCCTGGCTGGAGAGCGACGCCACCGCTCCCCTGCAGGACCGCCTGATGGCGGCCCTCTCGGCCGGCGACGACGCGGGCGGGGACCGCCGGGGGCGGCAGTCGGCGGCGATCCTCGTCGTCCGCGACGAGGCCGGCTACGGCGGCCTCGACGACGTCGCGGTCGACCTGCGCGTCGACGACCACGAGGCGCCGATCGGCGAGCTGCAGCGGCTGCTCGACCTCCACGAGCTCTACCTGACCGCCTCCACCGAGGACGAGAAGGTGGTCGTCGACGCCGCCCTGCGCACCGAGCTGGACCAGTTCGCCGCGGCCGCCGGGCACCGCGACTTCCTCACCTGGGTCGGCACGGAGAACTACGAGATGCGGGTCGCGCCGGACCTGGCGTGGATCGACCGGCGGATCCTGGCGGTCGTGCGGGGCGACGCATGA
- a CDS encoding LacI family DNA-binding transcriptional regulator, with protein sequence MNRPSSDSSGQGAAPTLDEVAARAGVSRATASRAINGGNRVSPSALAAVEAAVSELGYTPNPAARSLVTRRTDSVALVVPEPDERVFSDPFFVHTLRGVNRMLATRDLQLVLLLARPGEEERRLLRYLGSRHIDGAIVVSHHRNDRLADHLAALSLPCAFVGRPWTSADKVAYVDTDNLAGGRAATELLVERGCHRIATIAGPGDMAAGIDRLEGWRATMRAAGLPDDLVEHGDFTEVGGEAAARLLLARAPDLDGIVAASDLMAAGALRVLAEAGRRVPDDVAVVGYDDVGVPERTTPTLTTVRNPIGEMAEQAVRLLLEQIDDQRGPRPIRVIFPPSLVRRDSA encoded by the coding sequence GTGAACCGACCGTCGAGCGACTCCTCCGGCCAGGGCGCGGCGCCGACGCTGGACGAGGTCGCCGCACGGGCCGGCGTCTCGCGCGCGACCGCGTCGCGGGCGATCAACGGCGGCAACCGCGTCTCGCCCTCGGCCCTGGCCGCCGTCGAGGCCGCGGTCAGCGAGCTCGGCTACACGCCGAACCCCGCGGCGCGCAGCTTGGTCACCCGGCGCACGGACTCGGTCGCGCTCGTCGTACCCGAGCCCGACGAGCGGGTGTTCTCGGACCCCTTCTTCGTGCACACCCTGCGCGGCGTCAACCGGATGCTGGCCACCCGGGACCTGCAGCTGGTCCTCCTCCTGGCCCGACCGGGCGAGGAGGAGCGTCGGCTGCTGCGCTACCTCGGGAGCCGCCACATCGACGGCGCCATCGTGGTGTCCCACCACCGCAACGATCGGCTCGCCGACCACCTCGCGGCGCTCTCGCTGCCCTGCGCCTTCGTGGGCCGGCCGTGGACCAGCGCCGACAAGGTCGCCTACGTCGACACCGACAACCTCGCCGGGGGGAGGGCCGCCACCGAGCTGCTCGTCGAGCGCGGCTGCCACCGGATCGCGACCATCGCCGGTCCGGGTGACATGGCGGCCGGCATCGACCGGCTGGAGGGCTGGCGGGCCACGATGCGCGCCGCCGGGCTCCCCGACGACCTCGTCGAGCACGGTGACTTCACCGAGGTCGGCGGCGAGGCCGCGGCCCGGCTGCTCCTGGCGCGCGCGCCCGACCTCGACGGCATCGTCGCCGCCTCCGACCTGATGGCTGCCGGAGCGCTCCGGGTCCTCGCCGAGGCGGGGCGCAGGGTGCCCGACGACGTCGCCGTGGTCGGGTACGACGACGTGGGCGTCCCGGAGCGCACCACCCCCACACTCACCACCGTCCGCAACCCGATCGGCGAGATGGCCGAGCAGGCGGTCCGGCTGCTCCTCGAGCAGATCGACGACCAGCGCGGTCCCCGCCCGATCCGCGTGATCTTCCCGCCGTCCCTGGTGCGCCGCGACTCCGCCTGA